The region AAAACCGCATTGCGGTTCCTGCATGGTGAATGTCAATAACATCACTTGTAGATGTCAATGCTTTGGCCATTAACACAGAATCATCACTATTGGATAGGTTTTTAATGCTTATTTCTGGAAATAAAGCTTGCAGTAATAACAATCTGTTGGACTCGCTTTTAGATCCCGTTATTTGGATTGCAGATTGTTTATATATGGTTGATTTTTGGAGGTGTAGTTTCATTTAAAAGACGTTTCGACTGCGCTCAACGTGACATAAAGGGTTATTTAAGTTTTTGATTGTTTTGGTGTCTGTCGTGATCGCGTTTGGTTTTTATATCTAACTTTTTATCAAACGCGTCTTGTAGATCTATTCCTGTTTGATTAGCTAAACATAGCACAACAAACATAACATCTGCTAACTCTTCGCCTAAATCTTTGTTTTTGTCCGATTCTTTCTCGCTTTGCTCACCATAACGTCTTGCAATAATACGTGCTACTTCACCTACTTCTTCTGTAAGTTGTGCCATATTTGTTAGCTCGTTAAAATAACGTACACCATGGTTTTTTATCCAGTTATCAACGTCTAGTTGTGCGTTTTTAATGTCCATAATTTAAACTTTTTTAAGCACTATTTTTTCTGAATTTTTCTCTACCATCATTTGATAAAACTTTTTAAAGTTTTGATAATCTGCTGGCATAATTATAGTGTTATTAATGTTTAAATTTACTATTAATTGAATATTATTTCCTGTTTGTTTAATTAAATATGAAAAGCTGGCAGATCCGCTATTAAAATCCAAAGCAGTATTTTCTGGAATAGTTTCTACTTGATAACCTTCAGGAATTGCAATAACAATGGTATGCTTATCTGATATTGGACAAATAAAATCTATTGGATAGTTTCTGGATTCTTGCGTAAATGGATTTTCTTCTTGACCCAAAAAGATTAATGGAGAAATATAGATGTTATCACCTATTTTTTCGGCTGCAGTCTCAAAAATATAATCATAAGATTGTGACACTGGCTTAGTTGCTAGTTTAGCATTTTTTACTTCTAAGTTACTTACGGTAAGTCCAGGATTGTCATTCTCTAAATTAAGAACTAAATTATCATTGGATTTATTGGCATTACTATTTCTGTATCTGTATGCTTGATAATTAGTTAATACCCTTCTGGCTTTGCCTTCTGCAGATAGGTCTTCATTTAATTTTACATTAGCAAATACAATCTCTTTTGACACAATATTAGGATTAAGGTTGACCCAAGTAGAGCTACCATCTTCACGTATTAAACGTCCTTGCCAATTGATTGCAGTAATAGGTAATACATCAGGTTTTGAAAACTGCTGTGTAGCATCCAATAACATTAATTTACCCTCTTGTTCTACTGCACAGATTACGTAATTAAATCCTGATCGTGTTGGAAAAAACGGAACACCATTATCTCTTGTGCTAATTAAAACTGGATTAGCATTAATATTAGCATGTCTTAACATTGCTGTTAGCATTAAATTTATATCACCAACATTACCTACGCCTTCATTGTATGCCTTTTTAACACCATTTTCTGAAGTAAAACCTACATAATCATTCCATTTAACTTTATTTTTAACATGATCAAAAATGAGCTGTATTTTTTCTGAATGACTTTTAGCATTGGATACCAATGCATCAACATCTTCTTCGAAATAACTCTTATTATCTAGTTGTCCACCAAAATCATCACTTTTATATATAGTCTCAGTCACCTTATCCCAAGTTGTTGAAAAATCTTTAACATTATTATCTGGACCTTTATAAAAAGCATACTCAAAAGCTACTGTTGCTCTGTAGTTATCTATATTACCTGTAAAGGGTTCGTCTAATAAAGCAGGTACATTATTTTCTAATATTGTTACTATATTTTCAGAAAAAGAAAATTTAGAAGTATTAATATATTTAGTATTCTTAGTTCCACCTCCTGTTAAGCTTCCTGAATTTTGTGTGCTATTTGAACCTCTATTCCTTGAGGATATCTCTTCTGTTCTGTTTTTTTTAGACTCGCTAATATTAGGTATAAATGAAGATCTTGGATTGACCACTTTATTGTAATTAAAATACTCTGGTGTTACAATCTCAACTTCTAAAATATTGATAGGTATATCATATTGTAACACTACATCATCTATTGATAAAAAAGGCGATTTTATAGTATATTCAAACTCTACAATGCATCCTTCTGCTAATGATGGCATAGTAAACGTAGCTCTTTTCCAGTATTTATTAGTATCCTCATCATACACCTTGTCTTTATCAAGTTTAAATTTTTGAATCTTACCGTTAACTAAAGTATAAGTGTAACCTTTTAGGTTTGTTATCTTTTCTCGTTTAGAGTTATTTTCGTTGTACAATTTTATTCTTTTAGTTGCCCAATCATAACCTTCTTTATTGTAAATTTTTATACGTTCGTGTACATTAATTTCTTGCGTAAAGCCTTCTTTTTGATAAAAAGGAAACGTTGTGCGTTGTTTTTTGAATAAAACAACTGCGTTAACCTCTGGGCTTTCTGGATGTACTTTTTCTTCTAATTCTTTCTTACTAACCTTTCCAAACTTAAAATCTTGAGCATTGGAAACAATAGTAATAAGTAATAGTGATAGTAGTAATAGTGATTTTTTCATAAAATTAATTGGTTATTTGTAATACGATTTTTGACTTGTCATGTTTAACTACATCTAGTCTAAATTTTCTAAAATCTATATAGTCTTCTTTTAAAAACTGTCCTTTATTGATTATTATTTTTCGGTAAAACTCTAAAGTGTTGTCGTCTATTTTTTTTATCAAAAAGTGGTATTCTCCAAATTTGTTTTTAATAACTACATCGTCTTGTAGTGCTTCTACCTTAACGTTGTCTGGAAGTATGATTTTGTATTGGTCTATATCAATAAATCCTCTATCAATTTCAAATGGTAATTTTCTATTAGGATATCTTGGTGGTGCTTTAGTGAATTTATTAAACACATTTGGCTGAAATAACAGTCTCTTACCTGCTTTAGTCGCATATCTGTCTGACTGCAATTTTAATTGTTCTTCAAAAACAATTTCCTCTTTGTCATTAACAAAGCTCATATTATTGATTTTAAGACTATTTATATCAGAAAAATAGTCTTTGTAGTATAGCTTGTTTTCTTTTTCTGTTTGAGTTTCAAATCTACTGTACTTGCCATATTGCGTGCCTTTCGATTTGATATTTAATTGAGCGGTAAAGCCTCCTGAAGCGTTTAAATGTATTGTGGCTTCACTGTTTTGGGTATTTTCTTCTTTGGTGTATATTTTGGTGTGAACAATTTCTCCACCAGTTGGTGTTACAATTAGCACGTCTCTATCATCCGTGAAATTAGCATTATAACCAAAAGGTGTGGTTTGATTAGTACATTCTAGTGTGATATAGTTTTCATTATCTGGAATAGTCAAAATAGCATGATTACCTTGTAATGAAGAGAAAGTTGCATCAATATTCTTTATATCAGAACCTCCATATACAATAGTATAGTAAGACTTTACACCAACCTCATCTAATAACGCTTTGGTATAATTAGACAACCCTTTACAGTCTCCATATCCTAATCTATCTACATCACTTGCTAACATTGGCTTCCAACCACCAATTCCGACTTGTACGCTTATATAACGTGTTTTGTTTTGCATAAAATTATAGATAATTTTTGCCTTTTCTAAGTCTGTTTTAGCGTCACTAGTTAATGCTTTAATCTCTGTTTTTACAGTTTCTGGAAGTGCTTGGGTACCATCAATTAGTTTATCACTCATCCATTTACCAAAAGTATTCCAGTCGGCATTCTCTCCTTCTACACCTAACATATTAAATTGCTTAAGTGCAAATTTTACAGATGGTGCAAAATTTGGGAAAGACGGACTGTAAGCTTCTCTTTTTATAGCTTTTAAATTATGAGCTTTAAATTGAAAATCTGTAGGGTCTTTAATATTGTATTCTTCTAAATTATTAGCCTTATAAACTAATTCTATGTCTGTTAGATTTTGAATATGGTATGAAGCATCTTCTACACTTACATAATAATTATCTATAGGGTACCATTGTGGAATAAAAGCTGTATTTGTAGATATGGTTTCTAAATTAAAAACAACAGTATAAGGATAAGAATTTGGTGTATGGTCTAGATACTTAGCTCTGTTATCATTAAAAATAGAGAAGCCATCAGCTACACTAACGTCTAAAAAATCTCTTTTTTTGTAGGTTTTTATTTCTTTTCCAAAAGCATTGTAAACAATTGCTTCAAGTGTTTTTATGGATTTTGAATCATCATAATATACTACTGCTCCTATGTGTCTTTGACCAGACTCATTAAAAACAGTAACCACTCGTTTTTCTTTAAAAATTAATTGGTCTTTAGCTTCTATTATGACATCTATTTTGCTCGATCTTATAACAGCATTAGCATTGTCTTTTAAATCTGAATCAATTAAGATGGATTGAAAATTGTCCTGAGCAAGTAGGTTTGGCGATAGAAAAAGTATAAGAATGATACTTTTTAAAAGTATTTTTATTGACATTAAATTTAATTAAAATCTAATATATAAAAATTGTAGGAAAAGTAAAAAGTGTTTCTTTAATTATTGTTATTTACTCTTTATTTTTAGAATCTATTATAATGGTTACAGGTCCATCATTTAACAACTCCACTTTCATATCTGCACCAAATTTTCCTGTTTGTATTGGTTTATCTAAAGTGGTTTCAAACTGCGATACAAATTGATTGTACAATGGGATAGCCACATTGGGTTTGGCAGCTTTTATGTAACTAGGTCTGTTTCCTTTTTTTGTACTTGCATGTAACGTAAATTGACTTACTACAATAACGTCTCCGTTAATATCTAATAACGACTTATTCATCACTTCATTGTCATCATTAAAAATGCGACAATTAGTTATTTTATTGACTAGCCAATTAATATCTTCTGTGGTGTCCTCTTCAACAATCCCTAATAAAACTAATAACCCGTTTTTGATATTAGCGACTACTTTTTGATCAATAGTTACACTAGCTTTTGATACTCTTTGGATAACTGCTTTCATTTACTCTTGATTCCAGTTATCTGTTCTGTAATGCTCTTCGTCTCCTTCAATAATTTGCACATAGCTTCTGTATCTTGAAGCAGCTACCTCATCATTTTCTAGTGCTTCTTTAACTGCACATTTAGGCTCTTCTATATGTAAGCAATTGTTAAATTTACAATCTTGTTTTAGCTTAAAAAACTCTGGAAAATAATCGCTTATTTCTTCTTTTTCCATATCTACTACACCAAATCCTTTTATTCCTGGTGTATCTATAATCTTTGCATCAAAACTTAAGTCAAACATCTCAGCAAATGTTGTAGTATGTTGTCCTTGCATATGCTGCATAGAAATTTCTTTAGTTTTTAAATCTAAACTTGGCTCTATCGCATTAACTAAAGTTGATTTTCCAACACCAGAATGTCCAGTAAACATGCTTACTTTACCTTCCATTACCGATTTTACTTTATCAATATTTTTTCCTGTTATTGCAGAAATACCAATACACTCATAACCTATTTGACGATAAATGTGTGCTAAATACCTAACTTCATCCAGCATCTCTTGACTATAAGTATCAATTTTATTGAATAATAAAATCGCTTTTATGTCATAGGCTTCTGCAGTTACTAAAAACCGATCTATAAAACTGGTAAACGTTGGCGGATTATCTATAGTAACTAACAGAAATACTTGGTCTATATTAGACGCAATGATATGAGTTTGTTTAGACAGATTTACAGACTTGCGGACAATGTAATTTTGTCTGTCATGAATTTTATTAATCACACCAGTTTCTTGATCTGATTTGGTGTCTAGTTCAAACTCGACAAAATCGCCAACAGCAATAGGATTGGTGCTTTTAATATCTTTTAGTCTAAATTTTCCTTTTATTCTGCACTCGTAAGTTTGACCTAATTCGGTCTTTACGGTGTACCAGCTTCCTGTAGATTTATAAACGCGTCCTGTCATTAATTTAAATAAGCTACAAAATAACAATATTTAAATTAAAATAACTTAACCTCTAATTGCTTTTTTAGCTGGTAATACTTGATTATCTGCAATAATATTGATAATATAAATTCCTGAATTGAATGTTGATAAATCCAAACTCAATTTTTTATTTACATTTTGAAAGGAATTCGACATCAGTATTTGACCAGCTAAATTAGTTACCTGAATTTGTACAGTTTTATAATCTTTAAGTAGTTTAATATTGAAAACCCCTGAAGATGACGGGTTTGGGTAAACAGTAGAATATTTAATCTTTGATTCATAGATTATAGTAGATACTGCAACGCTATACGCACCACAACAAATTTTTCTACATAATCCATACCCAATTATTTCTACCTCATCTAAATGGTTATCAAATTCAAGCAAGACATCAATAGTCTTTTGATTTTCTACTTTTATTTCTTTAGTACCAAATCCTAAATAAGAAATTGCAAGGGTATCATTTGGTTTTACTTCTATTTCAAAATCCCCATTTAAGTCACTTACGGTTCCTTTTTTTGTGCCTTTAATGATAATATTTGCTTCACTTAGCACACCTAATTCATCTGAGACGTTTCCTGTGATTTTAGATTGTGCTTTTACTTGAATTGACAACAGTAATATCAATACAATAAGTAGTTGATGTTTCATTATTTTTAGTTTTTATGGTTATAACCCAAAACTAAACAACTAAAACAGAGCATAAAACCAATACTGAGTGAATGCTACTTTTGACTGAGTGAAAGCATAAAAAAAGCCACTTTTTTAAAGTGGCTTTTTTATATTAACTTTTTATAATTTTCTCTTGGTGGTTAATCGACTCTTGGTGAATAGCTTTAAACAGTTTTAAAATAAACTCTTCACTCAACCCTTTTTGCTCACCTTCTAAAACCATTTTGCCTAAAATCTCGTTCCAACGTTTGCTTTGTAAAACTGCTACGTTTTTTTGCTTTTTTAGTGCGCCAATTCCGTCTGCAACCTTCATACGTTTTCCTAATAACTCGATAACTTGATTATCTACCACATCTATTTGCGCTCTTAGATTAGCCAACTCGTTATTGTATTCTGCTTCAGGATCTGTTTCTTTTCTAATCTTTAAATCCTTCATCATTTGGATTAAAGTTGTAGGTGTCACTTGTTGCGCAGCATCACTCCATGCATTGTCTGGATCTGTATGTGTCTCAATCATTAATCCATCAAAGTTTAAGTCTAATGCAGTTTGTGATACATCAAATACCATATCGCGTTTACCTGTAATGTGAGATGGATCATTTATTAAAGGTAAGTCTGGAAATCTGTTTTGAAACTCGATTGCTAATTGCCACTCTGGTATGTTTCTGTATTTAGATTTTTCGTAAGTAGAAAATCCTCTGTGGATAGCTCCTAGGTTTTTAATTCCAGCAGTATATAAACGCTCTATACCACCTAACCATAATGCTAAATCTGGATTAACTGGGTTTTTAACTAGAACAATTTTATCTGTTCCTGCTAATGCATCTGCCAACTCTTGCATAATAAACGGACTAACCGTTGAGCGTGCTCCTATCCAAAGTAAATCCACATCGTTTTCTAATGCTAACTTAACATGTGCAGTATTTGCTACTTCCGTACAGGTTTTCATACCTGTTTCTTCTTTTACTTTTTTAAGCCATTTTAAACCTAAAGCACCAACACCTTCAAAATTTCCTGGTCTGGTACGTGGTTTCCATATTCCAGCTCTGTAATAACTAACGTCTGTATCTTTAAGCTCGTGAGCAATTTTTAATACTTGTTCTTCAGTCTCTGCACTACATGGTCCTGCAATTACCAATGGATGGTCCAACTTCATATCATCCAACCAGTTTCTCATTTCTTTTTTGTTTTCCATAATTTTTAATTTTTAGAAAAAAGAACCAAGAGTATAGAATCAAGACTTGTTAAAGTTTCAATTCTTATTTGATGTTACCCCTCATCATATTCTTTGCTTTGTATTCTCTTTTCTTTTTTTTGTTATTGTATTCCGTTTAATATTTGTTTAATGTAATTAGTGTCTTTCATTTCGTTATAAACGCCTTCAAAATCGTCGTTTTCTATAAGCGTTTTAAAATGAGTTAAATTGGCAATATAATCTTCTAAAGTATCTACTACATTGGCTTTATTTTGTTTAAAAATAGGAGTCCACATCGCTGGACTACTTTTTGCTAACCTTACTGTACTCTCAAAACCCGAACCAGCCATATCAAAAATATCACGTTCGTTTTTTTCTTTTTCGATGACTGTTTTTCCTAGCATAAATGCACTAATGTGTGATAAATGCGATACATATGCAATATGCTTGTCATGAGATTCTGGATTCATGTAACGCATACGCATACCCAAATCGTTAAACAGATTAACTGCTTTTTCCTGCAATTTGAATG is a window of Olleya sp. YS DNA encoding:
- a CDS encoding DUF3857 domain-containing protein, which translates into the protein MKKSLLLLSLLLITIVSNAQDFKFGKVSKKELEEKVHPESPEVNAVVLFKKQRTTFPFYQKEGFTQEINVHERIKIYNKEGYDWATKRIKLYNENNSKREKITNLKGYTYTLVNGKIQKFKLDKDKVYDEDTNKYWKRATFTMPSLAEGCIVEFEYTIKSPFLSIDDVVLQYDIPINILEVEIVTPEYFNYNKVVNPRSSFIPNISESKKNRTEEISSRNRGSNSTQNSGSLTGGGTKNTKYINTSKFSFSENIVTILENNVPALLDEPFTGNIDNYRATVAFEYAFYKGPDNNVKDFSTTWDKVTETIYKSDDFGGQLDNKSYFEEDVDALVSNAKSHSEKIQLIFDHVKNKVKWNDYVGFTSENGVKKAYNEGVGNVGDINLMLTAMLRHANINANPVLISTRDNGVPFFPTRSGFNYVICAVEQEGKLMLLDATQQFSKPDVLPITAINWQGRLIREDGSSTWVNLNPNIVSKEIVFANVKLNEDLSAEGKARRVLTNYQAYRYRNSNANKSNDNLVLNLENDNPGLTVSNLEVKNAKLATKPVSQSYDYIFETAAEKIGDNIYISPLIFLGQEENPFTQESRNYPIDFICPISDKHTIVIAIPEGYQVETIPENTALDFNSGSASFSYLIKQTGNNIQLIVNLNINNTIIMPADYQNFKKFYQMMVEKNSEKIVLKKV
- a CDS encoding bifunctional 3-deoxy-7-phosphoheptulonate synthase/chorismate mutase type II, which codes for MENKKEMRNWLDDMKLDHPLVIAGPCSAETEEQVLKIAHELKDTDVSYYRAGIWKPRTRPGNFEGVGALGLKWLKKVKEETGMKTCTEVANTAHVKLALENDVDLLWIGARSTVSPFIMQELADALAGTDKIVLVKNPVNPDLALWLGGIERLYTAGIKNLGAIHRGFSTYEKSKYRNIPEWQLAIEFQNRFPDLPLINDPSHITGKRDMVFDVSQTALDLNFDGLMIETHTDPDNAWSDAAQQVTPTTLIQMMKDLKIRKETDPEAEYNNELANLRAQIDVVDNQVIELLGKRMKVADGIGALKKQKNVAVLQSKRWNEILGKMVLEGEQKGLSEEFILKLFKAIHQESINHQEKIIKS
- the rsgA gene encoding ribosome small subunit-dependent GTPase A; translated protein: MTGRVYKSTGSWYTVKTELGQTYECRIKGKFRLKDIKSTNPIAVGDFVEFELDTKSDQETGVINKIHDRQNYIVRKSVNLSKQTHIIASNIDQVFLLVTIDNPPTFTSFIDRFLVTAEAYDIKAILLFNKIDTYSQEMLDEVRYLAHIYRQIGYECIGISAITGKNIDKVKSVMEGKVSMFTGHSGVGKSTLVNAIEPSLDLKTKEISMQHMQGQHTTTFAEMFDLSFDAKIIDTPGIKGFGVVDMEKEEISDYFPEFFKLKQDCKFNNCLHIEEPKCAVKEALENDEVAASRYRSYVQIIEGDEEHYRTDNWNQE
- the dtd gene encoding D-aminoacyl-tRNA deacylase, translating into MKAVIQRVSKASVTIDQKVVANIKNGLLVLLGIVEEDTTEDINWLVNKITNCRIFNDDNEVMNKSLLDINGDVIVVSQFTLHASTKKGNRPSYIKAAKPNVAIPLYNQFVSQFETTLDKPIQTGKFGADMKVELLNDGPVTIIIDSKNKE
- a CDS encoding DUF3857 domain-containing protein, translating into MSIKILLKSIILILFLSPNLLAQDNFQSILIDSDLKDNANAVIRSSKIDVIIEAKDQLIFKEKRVVTVFNESGQRHIGAVVYYDDSKSIKTLEAIVYNAFGKEIKTYKKRDFLDVSVADGFSIFNDNRAKYLDHTPNSYPYTVVFNLETISTNTAFIPQWYPIDNYYVSVEDASYHIQNLTDIELVYKANNLEEYNIKDPTDFQFKAHNLKAIKREAYSPSFPNFAPSVKFALKQFNMLGVEGENADWNTFGKWMSDKLIDGTQALPETVKTEIKALTSDAKTDLEKAKIIYNFMQNKTRYISVQVGIGGWKPMLASDVDRLGYGDCKGLSNYTKALLDEVGVKSYYTIVYGGSDIKNIDATFSSLQGNHAILTIPDNENYITLECTNQTTPFGYNANFTDDRDVLIVTPTGGEIVHTKIYTKEENTQNSEATIHLNASGGFTAQLNIKSKGTQYGKYSRFETQTEKENKLYYKDYFSDINSLKINNMSFVNDKEEIVFEEQLKLQSDRYATKAGKRLLFQPNVFNKFTKAPPRYPNRKLPFEIDRGFIDIDQYKIILPDNVKVEALQDDVVIKNKFGEYHFLIKKIDDNTLEFYRKIIINKGQFLKEDYIDFRKFRLDVVKHDKSKIVLQITN
- a CDS encoding carboxypeptidase-like regulatory domain-containing protein, translated to MKHQLLIVLILLLSIQVKAQSKITGNVSDELGVLSEANIIIKGTKKGTVSDLNGDFEIEVKPNDTLAISYLGFGTKEIKVENQKTIDVLLEFDNHLDEVEIIGYGLCRKICCGAYSVAVSTIIYESKIKYSTVYPNPSSSGVFNIKLLKDYKTVQIQVTNLAGQILMSNSFQNVNKKLSLDLSTFNSGIYIINIIADNQVLPAKKAIRG
- a CDS encoding nucleotide pyrophosphohydrolase, which produces MDIKNAQLDVDNWIKNHGVRYFNELTNMAQLTEEVGEVARIIARRYGEQSEKESDKNKDLGEELADVMFVVLCLANQTGIDLQDAFDKKLDIKTKRDHDRHQNNQKLK